In Pseudomonadota bacterium, the following are encoded in one genomic region:
- a CDS encoding tetratricopeptide repeat protein yields the protein MTDDNVIHVRFGPSGSSKRRSGARASRGRAKTSDRQARDPAEDLYTAEEVSRLLAVSTSRLRYWDRTGFIRRSASCGRRRYYTFQDLIGIRTAKGLVDHGIPFRDVRRQVESLRAHLPRVARPLSDLRILVDGQALLVRDQGTVFEPSTGQLLLDFDVQALRDDVVRVLRPQRAQREGRHSAYDHYLEGCRLDEDPEAFERAEQAYRRALELDPMLANAYTNLGNLMFRRGMVHKAEDLYMRALKADPNQPEAFYNLGFLQYDRGDFQGAVRNFRRALRCDPAFADARFNLAMALDQLGQREQAQTQWKAYIELDPDSRWAEIARRHLRTPT from the coding sequence GTGACCGACGATAACGTCATCCACGTCCGCTTCGGGCCGAGTGGCTCCAGCAAGAGACGCAGCGGCGCACGTGCGTCCCGGGGTCGCGCAAAGACGAGTGATCGCCAGGCGCGGGACCCTGCAGAGGATCTGTACACGGCAGAGGAGGTATCGCGGCTTCTTGCCGTCAGTACATCGAGGCTCCGCTACTGGGATCGTACCGGTTTCATCCGGCGTTCTGCGAGCTGCGGCCGACGGCGCTACTACACCTTTCAGGATCTAATTGGTATTCGCACGGCAAAAGGGCTCGTGGACCACGGCATTCCGTTTCGCGACGTGCGACGTCAGGTGGAATCGCTGCGAGCCCACCTGCCTCGCGTCGCGCGTCCGCTGAGCGATCTGAGGATACTGGTGGACGGTCAAGCCTTGCTGGTGCGGGACCAGGGAACGGTGTTCGAGCCTTCCACCGGGCAGCTGCTGCTTGACTTCGACGTCCAAGCGCTCCGAGACGATGTGGTACGCGTGCTGCGCCCCCAGCGCGCGCAACGCGAAGGCAGGCATTCGGCCTACGATCACTACCTCGAGGGCTGCCGCCTGGACGAGGACCCCGAAGCCTTTGAGCGGGCCGAGCAGGCGTACCGGCGAGCGCTCGAGCTCGATCCAATGCTTGCCAACGCCTACACCAATCTCGGCAACCTGATGTTCCGCAGAGGCATGGTCCACAAGGCCGAGGACCTCTACATGCGCGCGCTCAAGGCCGACCCCAACCAGCCGGAGGCCTTCTACAATCTCGGGTTCTTGCAGTACGACCGCGGCGATTTCCAGGGCGCTGTCCGCAACTTCCGTCGCGCGTTACGTTGCGATCCGGCGTTCGCGGATGCTCGCTTCAACCTCGCGATGGCACTCGATCAGCTCGGCCAACGTGAACAGGCGCAGACGCAGTGGAAGGCTTACATAGAGCTCGATCCCGACAGCCGCTGGGCCGAGATAGCTCGGCGGCATCTGCGCACGCCGACCTGA
- the pdxH gene encoding pyridoxamine 5'-phosphate oxidase, with product MNSKREVDPIERFTRALERARETELFDPTRAALATSSADGRPDVRFVLVKLVDERGFVFFTNLNSTKAHQLRANPYGSLAFHWSSLSMQVRACGVAELVSAEDSDAYFATRPRGSQLGAWASHQSRLLLDRGQLEESVRDYEARFSGAAVPRPPYWGGYRIVAQRVEFWQGRQDRLHDRDLYVRSKQGWTVQQLQP from the coding sequence ATGAACAGCAAGCGAGAAGTGGATCCCATCGAGCGCTTCACACGCGCTTTGGAGCGCGCGAGAGAGACCGAGCTCTTCGACCCGACACGTGCCGCCCTCGCTACCAGCAGCGCCGACGGGCGTCCCGACGTTCGCTTCGTCTTGGTCAAGCTGGTGGACGAGCGTGGTTTCGTCTTCTTCACCAACCTGAATAGCACCAAGGCACATCAGCTCCGAGCCAATCCATACGGCTCGCTCGCATTCCACTGGTCCTCGCTTTCCATGCAAGTGCGGGCCTGCGGAGTCGCGGAGCTCGTGTCTGCCGAGGACAGCGACGCCTATTTTGCCACGCGCCCTCGCGGCAGTCAGCTGGGCGCTTGGGCATCCCACCAGAGCCGGCTGCTGCTGGATCGCGGTCAGCTGGAGGAAAGCGTGCGCGACTACGAGGCTCGCTTTTCGGGCGCCGCGGTTCCTAGGCCGCCGTACTGGGGAGGCTACCGAATAGTCGCGCAACGCGTCGAGTTTTGGCAAGGCCGGCAGGACCGGTTGCACGATCGGGACCTGTACGTTCGCTCCAAGCAGGGATGGACCGTGCAGCAGCTACAACCGTAG
- a CDS encoding metallophosphatase family protein, with protein sequence MAFLSDIHGNLTALEAVLSELADRAVTDVLVAGDHLLGGREPLEVWRRLQQIGARCTRGASDAALATIDPDNLSPSTAQERIKAEHFAQARRALGDLVIERLKRMPTSLRVPLIDGSEVVMVHGCPADPYQGIGHDVDDTELMAMLSDDPADVVVCGATHVPFRRDLESVRVVNVGSVGDAPEGPVAHYTVLSPSPHGLEIEQHWVEY encoded by the coding sequence ATGGCTTTCCTGTCGGATATTCACGGCAATCTGACAGCTCTGGAGGCGGTGTTGAGCGAGCTGGCCGACCGCGCCGTGACCGACGTGCTTGTGGCGGGCGATCACTTGCTCGGCGGGCGTGAGCCGCTCGAGGTGTGGCGCCGTCTGCAGCAGATCGGCGCGCGCTGCACCCGGGGCGCCAGCGACGCGGCACTCGCCACGATCGACCCCGACAATCTGAGCCCGAGCACTGCTCAAGAACGCATAAAGGCGGAGCACTTCGCTCAAGCCCGGCGCGCGCTCGGCGACCTGGTTATCGAACGACTGAAGCGTATGCCCACCTCCTTGCGTGTGCCCCTGATCGACGGAAGCGAAGTGGTAATGGTGCATGGCTGCCCGGCCGACCCCTACCAAGGCATTGGTCACGACGTCGACGATACGGAGTTGATGGCCATGCTTTCGGACGACCCTGCCGACGTGGTGGTGTGCGGCGCGACGCACGTCCCTTTCCGTCGTGATCTGGAGTCGGTACGCGTGGTCAACGTCGGATCGGTGGGAGACGCCCCGGAGGGCCCCGTTGCCCACTACACGGTCTTGAGCCCCAGCCCCCACGGGCTCGAGATCGAGCAGCACTGGGTCGAGTACTAG
- a CDS encoding cold-shock protein, whose amino-acid sequence MAVGTVKWFNDAKGFGFIKQENASDVFVHYSQIVGDGFKTLEEGQLVEFELKEGPKGLFAENVHKTAQN is encoded by the coding sequence ATGGCCGTTGGAACGGTGAAGTGGTTTAACGATGCCAAGGGATTTGGGTTCATCAAGCAGGAAAACGCATCGGACGTTTTCGTTCACTACAGTCAGATCGTGGGCGATGGATTCAAGACGCTGGAAGAAGGTCAGCTCGTAGAGTTCGAGCTGAAGGAAGGGCCCAAGGGGCTCTTCGCAGAGAACGTCCACAAGACGGCCCAAAACTGA
- a CDS encoding UPF0182 family protein: MVARAVVTTSYPRPSSRTIAWQGGILLLVLLMFSLPALAHFYIDYQWFRSVGHEDVFVTLLSTKAWLGAGVGLVTLALLLANLQFALRASAGLTSAKLTDPDGIPRVDLGQAAKRLVLPMSIAIGLVSMLSNLAKWDLWLKFSHAMEFGTADPIFDRDVGFYLFRLPLLETLTGLFLWTVGFIALTSGAVYLMRGAIASSVGQISVHPRARHHLAVLAGLFFLGLACDTYLDAYGLLYSELGPMTGASYADVNARLPALRVKAAVALLAGGVLVYAILQTRPAYFAAAFAGYIATHVLGVGLYPYLVHRFNVVPNEFEKESPYLQHNITATRAAYGLENVLERELSGEIALTRQDIERNEPTVANIRLWDHQPLLDTFAQIQEIRTYYEFASVDNDRYEIEGRLRQTMLSPRELSTQSLPNRTWINERFTFTHGYGLTLGPVNEATNEGLPVLMIKDIPPGATQASVTVTRPSIYYGELSNDHVFVGTRTREFNYPSGEGNVYSEYDGKGGITIGSWLMRAAVASRIGSVKLLLSQDVDGDSRMLLYRNINERVRKIAPFLDYDSDPYMVVRHDGTLVWILDAYTTSDRYPYAKSAAKRVNYIRNSVKVVVEAYDGSVTFYAVDDKDPVLRMWRSVFPETFRGLSEMPADVRSHLRYPERIFELQTQMFTVYHMGEPALLYNREDQWEVPLISRGESREQMHPYYTIMKLPGEESEEFILMLPFTPKSKDNLAAWMVARSDGDKLGHLVVYRFPKDRLVFGPQQIINRINQDADISRQISLWDQRGSEALFGTLLVIPIEESLIYVRPLYLRSAGGRIPELKRVIVVYENKIAMEPSLSAAMDAIFPPDGRSPAPQAASAREAVATAQRANTSKAILKSEPLAVQALQHFERAIRSQREGNWAEYGQALARVEALLRELQPDTQTP; encoded by the coding sequence GTGGTAGCGCGTGCCGTTGTGACCACCAGCTATCCACGCCCATCGTCCCGCACCATCGCCTGGCAGGGCGGCATTCTGCTGCTTGTGTTGTTGATGTTCTCGCTTCCAGCGTTGGCGCACTTTTACATCGACTACCAGTGGTTTCGTTCGGTCGGGCACGAGGATGTCTTCGTCACGCTGCTATCGACGAAGGCCTGGTTGGGCGCGGGGGTGGGACTGGTGACGCTGGCCTTGCTCCTGGCCAACCTACAGTTCGCTCTGCGTGCCTCGGCTGGACTGACCTCGGCCAAGCTCACCGATCCCGATGGCATCCCGCGAGTCGATCTGGGGCAGGCGGCCAAGCGGCTCGTGCTGCCCATGAGCATCGCCATCGGGCTGGTGTCGATGCTCAGCAACCTGGCGAAATGGGACCTGTGGCTGAAGTTCTCCCACGCGATGGAGTTCGGAACCGCGGACCCCATCTTCGACCGAGACGTGGGCTTCTACCTATTCCGACTCCCGCTGCTCGAGACGCTGACGGGGCTGTTCCTGTGGACCGTGGGCTTCATCGCGCTGACGTCCGGCGCCGTCTACTTGATGCGGGGCGCCATTGCGAGCTCGGTCGGGCAAATCAGCGTTCATCCCAGAGCCCGTCATCATCTCGCTGTGCTCGCGGGGCTTTTCTTCCTCGGTCTGGCCTGTGACACCTACTTGGACGCATACGGTCTGCTCTACTCGGAGCTCGGGCCCATGACCGGTGCGAGCTACGCGGACGTGAACGCGCGCCTGCCGGCGCTGAGAGTAAAGGCTGCCGTCGCGTTGCTGGCCGGGGGCGTCCTCGTGTACGCCATCCTGCAGACGCGCCCGGCCTACTTTGCGGCGGCTTTTGCGGGCTACATCGCCACACACGTATTGGGCGTGGGCCTCTACCCCTATCTCGTGCACCGCTTCAATGTCGTTCCCAACGAATTCGAGAAGGAGAGCCCGTACCTTCAACACAACATCACGGCCACTCGCGCCGCCTATGGTCTCGAAAACGTCCTCGAGCGTGAGCTCAGTGGCGAGATCGCGCTGACCCGGCAGGACATCGAGCGAAACGAGCCCACGGTGGCCAATATCCGGCTATGGGATCATCAGCCGCTGCTGGACACGTTCGCTCAGATCCAAGAGATCCGCACCTATTACGAGTTCGCGTCGGTGGACAACGATCGCTACGAAATCGAGGGCCGGCTGCGGCAGACCATGCTCTCGCCACGCGAGCTGTCGACTCAGAGCCTTCCCAACCGCACATGGATCAACGAGCGCTTTACCTTCACACACGGCTACGGCCTCACACTCGGTCCAGTCAACGAGGCAACGAACGAAGGGCTGCCGGTCCTGATGATCAAGGACATCCCACCTGGTGCAACGCAAGCATCGGTGACAGTGACGCGTCCATCCATCTATTACGGCGAACTGTCCAACGACCACGTCTTCGTCGGCACACGAACCAGGGAGTTCAACTACCCCTCTGGCGAAGGAAATGTGTACTCCGAGTACGATGGCAAGGGAGGAATCACCATCGGTAGCTGGCTCATGCGTGCAGCCGTCGCCTCCCGGATCGGCTCGGTGAAGCTGCTGCTGTCTCAGGATGTCGACGGCGACAGCCGCATGCTGCTCTACCGGAACATCAACGAGCGAGTTCGCAAGATCGCACCCTTCCTCGACTACGACAGCGACCCCTACATGGTGGTGCGCCACGATGGAACCCTGGTCTGGATCCTGGATGCCTACACGACCAGCGATCGCTATCCCTACGCGAAGTCCGCTGCCAAACGCGTCAATTACATCCGCAATTCGGTCAAGGTCGTGGTCGAGGCGTACGACGGTTCGGTCACGTTCTACGCGGTCGACGACAAGGACCCGGTCCTGCGGATGTGGCGCTCGGTGTTCCCCGAAACGTTCCGAGGCCTGAGCGAAATGCCGGCAGATGTCCGATCCCACCTGCGCTACCCCGAAAGGATCTTCGAACTGCAGACCCAAATGTTCACGGTGTATCACATGGGAGAGCCCGCGCTGCTCTACAACCGCGAGGATCAGTGGGAGGTACCGCTGATTTCTCGCGGGGAGAGCCGCGAGCAAATGCACCCCTACTACACCATCATGAAACTCCCTGGCGAAGAATCGGAAGAGTTCATTCTCATGCTTCCTTTCACGCCCAAGAGCAAGGACAACCTGGCGGCGTGGATGGTCGCGCGTTCGGACGGGGACAAGCTCGGGCATCTGGTGGTTTATCGCTTCCCCAAGGATCGACTTGTCTTCGGGCCACAACAGATCATCAACCGCATTAACCAGGATGCCGACATCTCCAGGCAGATCTCACTTTGGGATCAGCGTGGATCCGAAGCGTTGTTCGGCACCCTGCTTGTGATTCCCATCGAGGAATCCCTGATCTACGTGCGACCGCTTTATCTGCGCTCGGCGGGCGGACGCATACCGGAACTGAAACGCGTGATTGTGGTGTACGAGAACAAGATCGCGATGGAACCATCACTCAGCGCAGCCATGGACGCTATCTTCCCACCAGACGGCAGGTCGCCTGCACCCCAAGCCGCCTCCGCGCGAGAGGCTGTCGCCACTGCGCAACGCGCGAACACGTCGAAGGCGATCCTGAAAAGCGAGCCATTGGCCGTGCAGGCACTGCAGCACTTCGAGCGCGCTATTCGTTCGCAGCGGGAAGGCAACTGGGCCGAGTACGGCCAAGCGCTCGCACGGGTGGAGGCCTTGCTGCGCGAACTGCAACCGGACACGCAGACGCCCTAA